One stretch of Pomacea canaliculata isolate SZHN2017 linkage group LG1, ASM307304v1, whole genome shotgun sequence DNA includes these proteins:
- the LOC112573753 gene encoding uncharacterized protein LOC112573753 isoform X1 has protein sequence MEAAPVVNSNPDETESKEQVKRWLEKSLSLSCALCLEVYRTPKLLPCSHTFCEECLEKLIDFYPERVFPCPSCRQEIEVPFIGVAGFKANFYLDPAELDKVRRQCWLHDDQEVTAFCTTCDLGVCTQCLCTTHENHSIVDLGEKELTEKKTMAFEHSSNAVLSKPRWWSLAMPMGKLWTSLSRPVAACRSYGNLFWPRTSRVTRVRRRPVKRAKRWLVFGDAKRLFRQMSLSLRARAMHFFRQMMYLRKRLELLVGDIVYRATHVRAEENNSAGYNFYKWWGWDGVRLKYHRSKFFEYVYGNLEMEICESEHVLTTLMFQCSRNYSSRLNKRKKTHRLAARHRN, from the exons gaaGCTGCGCCGGTGGTCAACAGCAACCCTGATGAGACAGAGAGCAAAGAACAAGTGAAACGCTGGCTAGAAAAGAGCTTGAGCCTGTCCTGCGCCCTCTGCCTGGAGGTCTACCGGACACCTAAACTCCTCCCCTGCAGTCACACCTTCTGCGAGGAATGCCTGGAAAAACTGATAGACTTTTACCCAGAGCGCGTCTTCCCGTGCCCATCCTGCCGCCAGGAAATTGAAGTTCCCTTCATCGGAGTGGCCGGCTTCAAGGCAAACTTCTACCTGGACCCCGCGGAGCTGGACAAGGTCCGCCGCCAGTGCTGGCTACACGATGATCAAGAGGTCACCGCCTTCTGCACCACTTGCGACCTCGGCGTCTGCACTCAGTGCCTGTGCACCACTCACGAAAATCACTCCATCGTGGACCTTGGCGAAAAGGAATTAACGGAGAAGAAAACGATGGCCTTTGAGCATTCCAGCAATGCGGTGTTGTCGAAGCCAAGGTGGTGGTCGTTAGCCATGCCGATGGGAAAGCTGTGGACATCGTTGTCCAGGCCGGTAGCTGCCTGCCGGAGCTATGGCAACCTTTTCTGGCCCCGTACTTCGCGCGTTACTCGCGTGAGACGAAGACCAGTAAAACGAGCG AAAAGGTGGCTTGTGTTTGGAGATGCCAAACGTCTTTTCCGTCAGATGAGTCTCTCCCTTCGCGCTCGAGCGATGCACTTCTTTCGACAGATGATGTACCTGCGGAAAAG ACTAGAGCTGCTCGTAGGCGACATCGTGTACAGGGCGACACACGTCAGAGCTGAGGAAAACAACAGTGCAGGCTACAACTTTTACAAGTGGTGGGGGTGGGATGGAGTGCGCCTGAAATACCACAGATCCAAATTCTTTGAATACGTTTACGGAAATCTGGAAATGGAAATCTGCGAATCCGAACATGTGCTGACTACTTTAATGTTTCAATGTTCAAGAAACTATTCGTCACGACTCAACAAGAGGAAGAAGACCCATCGGCTTGCTGCGAGGCACAGAAACTAA
- the LOC112573753 gene encoding tripartite motif-containing protein 2-like isoform X2, which produces MEAAPVVNSNPDETESKEQVKRWLEKSLSLSCALCLEVYRTPKLLPCSHTFCEECLEKLIDFYPERVFPCPSCRQEIEVPFIGVAGFKANFYLDPAELDKVRRQCWLHDDQEVTAFCTTCDLGVCTQCLCTTHENHSIVDLGEKELTEKKTMAFEHSSNAVLSKPRWWSLAMPMGKLWTSLSRPVAACRSYGNLFWPRTSRVTRVRRRPVKRAKRWLVFGDAKRLFRQMSLSLRARAMHFFRQMMYLRKRPTRAARRRHRVQGDTRQS; this is translated from the exons gaaGCTGCGCCGGTGGTCAACAGCAACCCTGATGAGACAGAGAGCAAAGAACAAGTGAAACGCTGGCTAGAAAAGAGCTTGAGCCTGTCCTGCGCCCTCTGCCTGGAGGTCTACCGGACACCTAAACTCCTCCCCTGCAGTCACACCTTCTGCGAGGAATGCCTGGAAAAACTGATAGACTTTTACCCAGAGCGCGTCTTCCCGTGCCCATCCTGCCGCCAGGAAATTGAAGTTCCCTTCATCGGAGTGGCCGGCTTCAAGGCAAACTTCTACCTGGACCCCGCGGAGCTGGACAAGGTCCGCCGCCAGTGCTGGCTACACGATGATCAAGAGGTCACCGCCTTCTGCACCACTTGCGACCTCGGCGTCTGCACTCAGTGCCTGTGCACCACTCACGAAAATCACTCCATCGTGGACCTTGGCGAAAAGGAATTAACGGAGAAGAAAACGATGGCCTTTGAGCATTCCAGCAATGCGGTGTTGTCGAAGCCAAGGTGGTGGTCGTTAGCCATGCCGATGGGAAAGCTGTGGACATCGTTGTCCAGGCCGGTAGCTGCCTGCCGGAGCTATGGCAACCTTTTCTGGCCCCGTACTTCGCGCGTTACTCGCGTGAGACGAAGACCAGTAAAACGAGCG AAAAGGTGGCTTGTGTTTGGAGATGCCAAACGTCTTTTCCGTCAGATGAGTCTCTCCCTTCGCGCTCGAGCGATGCACTTCTTTCGACAGATGATGTACCTGCGGAAAAGGCCA ACTAGAGCTGCTCGTAGGCGACATCGTGTACAGGGCGACACACGTCAGAGCTGA
- the LOC112573753 gene encoding tripartite motif-containing protein 2-like isoform X4 yields MEAAPVVNSNPDETESKEQVKRWLEKSLSLSCALCLEVYRTPKLLPCSHTFCEECLEKLIDFYPERVFPCPSCRQEIEVPFIGVAGFKANFYLDPAELDKVRRQCWLHDDQEVTAFCTTCDLGVCTQCLCTTHENHSIVDLGEKELTEKKTMAFEHSSNAVLSKPRWWSLAMPMGKLWTSLSRPVAACRSYGNLFWPRTSRVTRVRRRPVKRAKRWLVFGDAKRLFRQMSLSLRARAMHFFRQMMYLRKRPTPD; encoded by the exons gaaGCTGCGCCGGTGGTCAACAGCAACCCTGATGAGACAGAGAGCAAAGAACAAGTGAAACGCTGGCTAGAAAAGAGCTTGAGCCTGTCCTGCGCCCTCTGCCTGGAGGTCTACCGGACACCTAAACTCCTCCCCTGCAGTCACACCTTCTGCGAGGAATGCCTGGAAAAACTGATAGACTTTTACCCAGAGCGCGTCTTCCCGTGCCCATCCTGCCGCCAGGAAATTGAAGTTCCCTTCATCGGAGTGGCCGGCTTCAAGGCAAACTTCTACCTGGACCCCGCGGAGCTGGACAAGGTCCGCCGCCAGTGCTGGCTACACGATGATCAAGAGGTCACCGCCTTCTGCACCACTTGCGACCTCGGCGTCTGCACTCAGTGCCTGTGCACCACTCACGAAAATCACTCCATCGTGGACCTTGGCGAAAAGGAATTAACGGAGAAGAAAACGATGGCCTTTGAGCATTCCAGCAATGCGGTGTTGTCGAAGCCAAGGTGGTGGTCGTTAGCCATGCCGATGGGAAAGCTGTGGACATCGTTGTCCAGGCCGGTAGCTGCCTGCCGGAGCTATGGCAACCTTTTCTGGCCCCGTACTTCGCGCGTTACTCGCGTGAGACGAAGACCAGTAAAACGAGCG AAAAGGTGGCTTGTGTTTGGAGATGCCAAACGTCTTTTCCGTCAGATGAGTCTCTCCCTTCGCGCTCGAGCGATGCACTTCTTTCGACAGATGATGTACCTGCGGAAAAGGCCA ACGCCAGACTAG
- the LOC112573753 gene encoding tripartite motif-containing protein 2-like isoform X3, producing the protein MEAAPVVNSNPDETESKEQVKRWLEKSLSLSCALCLEVYRTPKLLPCSHTFCEECLEKLIDFYPERVFPCPSCRQEIEVPFIGVAGFKANFYLDPAELDKVRRQCWLHDDQEVTAFCTTCDLGVCTQCLCTTHENHSIVDLGEKELTEKKTMAFEHSSNAVLSKPRWWSLAMPMGKLWTSLSRPVAACRSYGNLFWPRTSRVTRVRRRPVKRAKRWLVFGDAKRLFRQMSLSLRARAMHFFRQMMYLRKRPVVLTPD; encoded by the exons gaaGCTGCGCCGGTGGTCAACAGCAACCCTGATGAGACAGAGAGCAAAGAACAAGTGAAACGCTGGCTAGAAAAGAGCTTGAGCCTGTCCTGCGCCCTCTGCCTGGAGGTCTACCGGACACCTAAACTCCTCCCCTGCAGTCACACCTTCTGCGAGGAATGCCTGGAAAAACTGATAGACTTTTACCCAGAGCGCGTCTTCCCGTGCCCATCCTGCCGCCAGGAAATTGAAGTTCCCTTCATCGGAGTGGCCGGCTTCAAGGCAAACTTCTACCTGGACCCCGCGGAGCTGGACAAGGTCCGCCGCCAGTGCTGGCTACACGATGATCAAGAGGTCACCGCCTTCTGCACCACTTGCGACCTCGGCGTCTGCACTCAGTGCCTGTGCACCACTCACGAAAATCACTCCATCGTGGACCTTGGCGAAAAGGAATTAACGGAGAAGAAAACGATGGCCTTTGAGCATTCCAGCAATGCGGTGTTGTCGAAGCCAAGGTGGTGGTCGTTAGCCATGCCGATGGGAAAGCTGTGGACATCGTTGTCCAGGCCGGTAGCTGCCTGCCGGAGCTATGGCAACCTTTTCTGGCCCCGTACTTCGCGCGTTACTCGCGTGAGACGAAGACCAGTAAAACGAGCG AAAAGGTGGCTTGTGTTTGGAGATGCCAAACGTCTTTTCCGTCAGATGAGTCTCTCCCTTCGCGCTCGAGCGATGCACTTCTTTCGACAGATGATGTACCTGCGGAAAAGGCCA gttgtgTTGACGCCAGACTAG